The proteins below are encoded in one region of Ostrinia nubilalis chromosome 3, ilOstNubi1.1, whole genome shotgun sequence:
- the LOC135088154 gene encoding uncharacterized protein LOC135088154, with product MEGKLTILVLFVILDYVYTEPRVSIPSKTAFTKSDRLKKSTTERIHLNQGHDIHQHKNLSARDGAPLSLEEDDDEPNHEPENAKASGRPLSVGDTFTPAELLPITRKLIDKKK from the exons ATGGAGGGGAAACTAACAATATTGGTTTTATTCGTAATCCTAgattat GTTTATACCGAACCACGTGTATCAATTCCGAGTAAAACGGCTTTTACCAAAAGTGATAGAC taaaaaaatcCACCACAGAAAGAATTCATTTGAATCAAGGACATGACATACACCAACATAAAAATCTATCCGCAAGAGATGGAGCGCCATTATCTTTAGAAGAAGATGATGATGAGCCTAATCATGAACCAG AAAATGCGAAAGCATCTGGAAGACCTCTGTCGGTTG GTGATACCTTCACACCGGCGGAGTTACTTCCGATTACTCGGAAACTCATTGATAAAA agaaataa